A genomic region of Candidatus Krumholzibacteriota bacterium contains the following coding sequences:
- a CDS encoding carbohydrate binding family 9 domain-containing protein — translation MDILSIFQRISRSLLVLLICAFIIYIQVGIPAKAGEALKIDPAFCKRIDAVRITNGGIKVDGFLDEHDWKRAPEAGDFIQRAPNDGEPSTEKTSVRLVYDDICIFVGVRAYDSQPDAIRGLLSRRDEDSPSDWIYLAFDSYNDKRTAFEFSVNPAGVQRDAFWSNGEERDENWDAVWDVAISTDEKGWIAEFCIPFSQLRYASNGHTSSWGFQAVRTISRINEDSYWNPVPQDISHIISRFGRLEGLVDLPASKRLEILPYLVTGANIYGDSEGDPFRDGGWGSGEGENPDYRIGLDLQYGLTSDLTLNMSINPDFGQVEQDPSEFNLTAYETYFDEKRPFFVEGANIFNYTIGFGDMDRERVFYSRRIGRSPHLDTEDAERLYGVDDYWESRPSFTKILGAAKMTGRTSNGWSVGILEAVTDKEESIVQIPGEKRFAVTVEPVTNYTVARARREFNNGRSSIGGILTNVYRDIENDDLDYLHSTAITSGIDMEHRWHDDEYSIIAKFIGSHISGSRESMINAQESSVRYYQRPDADHLGVDPDITHMEGFSSTLWGGKFAGEPWRFGIGFNTRTPAFELNDIGYANDADNTMGVLWIGYRDFEPGSVIRNWNLNTNLWKNIDYGWDDTGTGGNVNGYMQFMNYWGVYGGIGGNFERQNNRLLWGGPSVITPWSINSWYGFHSDNRKMLYFSYDGFTAANPEGYSEFDISPGLTVRPSSRFNIRINPSYNLSTSDLQYVDDYSDETGDHYIVGRIDRKTVRITTRIDYTLTNKICLQFYAMPYLTAGKYTRFREVTDPHAASYDDRFTPVDYSDNPDFNFKQLRSNLVFRWEFNPGSTLYFVWSQGATDLEEEYGDFGFSRDFGRLFSSAGDNTFLIKINKWFSL, via the coding sequence GTCGATATTTCAGAGAATCAGCCGATCACTGCTGGTCCTTCTCATCTGCGCATTTATCATCTACATCCAGGTCGGTATCCCTGCGAAAGCGGGAGAGGCGCTGAAAATCGATCCCGCTTTCTGTAAAAGGATCGACGCGGTAAGGATCACAAACGGCGGAATAAAGGTAGATGGCTTCCTTGACGAACACGACTGGAAAAGAGCGCCGGAGGCGGGCGATTTTATCCAGCGGGCTCCCAACGACGGCGAACCTTCGACCGAGAAGACCTCGGTCCGCCTCGTCTATGACGATATATGCATATTTGTAGGGGTAAGGGCGTATGACTCGCAGCCGGATGCCATCAGGGGGCTTTTGTCGAGGAGGGATGAGGATTCCCCTTCCGACTGGATATACCTTGCATTCGACAGTTATAACGATAAAAGGACGGCGTTCGAGTTCTCGGTCAATCCCGCGGGTGTGCAGAGGGACGCATTCTGGTCAAACGGTGAGGAACGGGACGAAAACTGGGACGCCGTCTGGGATGTAGCAATATCAACAGATGAAAAAGGCTGGATCGCTGAATTCTGTATTCCCTTCAGCCAGCTCCGTTACGCCAGCAACGGCCACACCAGCTCATGGGGATTCCAGGCGGTCAGAACGATCAGCCGGATCAACGAAGATTCCTACTGGAACCCTGTCCCTCAAGATATCAGTCATATAATTTCGAGATTCGGAAGGCTCGAGGGGCTGGTCGATCTTCCAGCTTCGAAAAGACTCGAGATCCTCCCTTACCTTGTGACAGGCGCCAACATTTACGGAGATTCCGAAGGAGACCCATTCCGCGACGGAGGATGGGGCAGCGGCGAAGGAGAGAATCCCGATTATCGGATCGGACTCGACCTGCAGTACGGGCTGACGAGCGACCTGACGCTCAACATGTCGATCAACCCCGATTTCGGCCAGGTCGAACAGGATCCATCCGAATTCAACCTCACCGCCTACGAGACATATTTCGACGAAAAACGGCCCTTCTTCGTCGAAGGTGCGAATATCTTCAATTACACTATCGGGTTTGGAGATATGGACCGCGAAAGAGTCTTCTACTCGAGACGCATTGGACGCTCCCCCCACCTTGATACCGAAGATGCCGAAAGGCTCTACGGCGTCGACGACTACTGGGAAAGCAGGCCGAGCTTCACCAAGATCCTCGGAGCGGCGAAAATGACCGGAAGGACTTCGAACGGATGGTCTGTGGGAATCCTTGAGGCTGTCACCGACAAGGAAGAATCGATAGTGCAGATCCCCGGCGAAAAACGTTTCGCCGTGACAGTCGAACCCGTGACAAACTATACCGTGGCTAGAGCGAGAAGGGAATTCAACAACGGAAGAAGTTCGATCGGCGGTATCCTGACCAATGTATACAGGGATATCGAAAATGACGATCTCGATTACCTGCATTCCACGGCGATAACGTCGGGGATCGATATGGAACACCGGTGGCATGACGACGAGTACAGCATCATCGCTAAATTCATCGGGAGCCATATATCCGGAAGCAGGGAATCGATGATAAACGCCCAGGAATCGTCGGTGAGATATTATCAGCGCCCCGATGCCGATCATCTCGGGGTCGATCCCGATATCACCCATATGGAAGGATTCTCATCGACGTTGTGGGGAGGAAAATTCGCCGGAGAACCGTGGCGTTTCGGTATAGGATTCAACACCCGGACTCCCGCTTTTGAGCTTAACGATATCGGATACGCCAACGATGCCGATAACACCATGGGCGTCCTGTGGATAGGGTACCGGGATTTCGAGCCTGGAAGTGTCATCAGAAACTGGAATCTCAACACGAATCTGTGGAAAAATATTGATTACGGCTGGGACGACACCGGCACGGGAGGAAATGTCAACGGCTATATGCAGTTCATGAACTACTGGGGGGTCTACGGCGGGATCGGCGGGAATTTCGAACGCCAGAACAACCGCCTTCTCTGGGGAGGCCCTTCGGTTATCACCCCATGGAGCATCAATTCATGGTATGGATTTCATTCAGATAACAGGAAGATGCTCTACTTCAGTTACGACGGATTCACCGCCGCCAACCCTGAAGGGTATTCCGAATTCGATATCTCGCCCGGACTGACCGTGCGGCCTTCGAGCAGGTTCAATATAAGGATAAATCCGTCGTACAACCTCAGCACCTCCGACCTGCAGTATGTCGACGACTACTCCGATGAGACGGGGGACCATTATATCGTCGGCCGGATCGACAGGAAAACGGTCAGGATCACTACGAGGATAGACTACACCCTGACCAACAAGATCTGCCTGCAGTTCTACGCGATGCCCTACCTCACCGCGGGGAAATATACCAGGTTCAGGGAAGTGACAGATCCCCACGCCGCCAGTTACGACGACAGGTTCACGCCGGTCGATTATAGCGACAACCCCGATTTCAATTTCAAGCAGCTGCGCTCCAACCTCGTATTCAGATGGGAATTCAATCCCGGATCGACCCTCTATTTCGTCTGGTCCCAGGGAGCGACTGATCTCGAAGAAGAATATGGCGATTTCGGTTTCAGCAGGGATTTCGGGAGGCTCTTTTCATCGGCGGGAGATAATACATTTCTCATCAAGATCAACAAGTGGTTCAGCCTCTAG
- a CDS encoding glycosyltransferase family 4 protein, translated as MDKKRVLLLGPVPPPTGGDTVSTLNLLKSDYWERSGIILDHINTSGENRLRLPEENRSGIEIFRALRLGFQMLWKIPRSKAVLLLANSSFICTFGLAVLALSWVVRRPVIVKPFGSYLPEMIGRFGHTRKKATLKILSTARWILPQTARMADELARYEELGNEKLRQFPNFIPDSDLIPERITKPFSGKCIFIGHIKKEKGVFEIVEALRGNSSLSCDFYGMLVERDTGSFLEEIAANENLSYHGIIPPEDILATISGHDILLLPTYHAGEGMPGVILQAYAAGVPLITTEWKSIPEIVSDRHTGLLIPPRSPEAIAGAIALLAGDSALYQQIAANAFEYVKGFSEKAIVGDILVDLVLKLV; from the coding sequence ATGGATAAGAAACGTGTTCTGTTACTTGGCCCTGTTCCACCGCCGACCGGCGGAGATACCGTCTCCACCCTGAATCTGCTTAAAAGCGACTACTGGGAAAGATCAGGAATAATACTCGATCACATAAACACATCGGGGGAAAACAGGCTGAGGCTCCCGGAAGAAAACCGGTCTGGCATCGAGATCTTCAGGGCGCTCAGGCTCGGCTTCCAGATGCTCTGGAAGATCCCTCGTTCAAAGGCCGTTCTCCTCTTGGCGAACAGCAGTTTTATCTGCACCTTCGGCCTGGCGGTACTGGCCCTCTCATGGGTTGTGAGAAGACCTGTCATCGTAAAACCTTTCGGATCATACCTGCCGGAGATGATAGGCAGGTTCGGCCATACCAGAAAAAAAGCGACGCTGAAGATCCTCTCCACGGCGCGTTGGATACTTCCACAGACCGCCCGGATGGCCGACGAACTGGCCCGCTACGAAGAATTAGGAAACGAGAAGCTGAGGCAATTTCCCAATTTTATTCCCGATTCCGATCTCATCCCCGAGAGGATAACAAAACCTTTCTCGGGGAAATGCATATTCATCGGCCATATAAAAAAGGAAAAAGGGGTCTTCGAGATCGTAGAAGCATTAAGGGGTAACAGCAGCCTTTCCTGCGATTTCTACGGGATGCTCGTTGAACGCGACACCGGCTCTTTTCTCGAAGAGATCGCGGCAAACGAGAATCTCTCCTATCATGGGATCATCCCACCGGAGGATATCCTCGCCACGATAAGTGGCCACGACATCCTGCTCCTTCCGACATATCACGCGGGAGAAGGGATGCCCGGCGTCATCCTGCAGGCATACGCGGCAGGCGTACCTCTAATAACGACCGAATGGAAATCGATCCCGGAAATCGTAAGCGATCGCCACACCGGGCTACTGATACCTCCACGCTCGCCGGAAGCGATCGCGGGGGCCATTGCCCTGCTAGCCGGCGACAGCGCTCTATATCAACAGATCGCCGCCAACGCCTTCGAATATGTAAAAGGCTTTTCAGAAAAAGCGATAGTCGGGGATATCCTTGTGGATCTGGTCCTGAAACTCGTTTGA
- a CDS encoding glycosyltransferase family 2 protein has translation MNENLEKPVRVSVIIPCRNEFSSIRELMRSLLEMTGDETEIIVADGRSDDGTREYLDSLSLREKRVIVIDNPLLHASGGLNAAIKKSRGEFIIRMDAHTRYAPDYIEKSIETLEKTGADNAGGPQVAESSGGYVARAIAAACHSSIAVGGSSIHDPRYEGPTDSVIYGCWRRSLFANVGLFDEDLVRNQDGEHNRRITRAGGLIWQTPDIRSWYRPRDNIMAVARQYAQYGYWKAREIQKSKKVPSPRQIVPGLFLLSIPVLAATSFFSSVTLKIFLLIISAYIVFLAGSAFHLCLASGGWRYFILFPPVFFAMQAGYGYGSIRGVIDFWIMGRKGREGFAGLTR, from the coding sequence TTGAACGAAAATCTGGAAAAACCAGTCCGAGTCTCAGTCATCATCCCATGCAGGAACGAATTCTCCTCGATCAGAGAACTTATGCGTTCCCTTCTCGAAATGACCGGCGACGAGACGGAGATAATCGTCGCCGACGGTAGAAGCGACGACGGAACGAGAGAATATCTCGATTCACTGTCGCTGCGCGAAAAAAGGGTAATCGTAATCGACAATCCCCTGCTCCACGCTTCAGGCGGGCTTAACGCGGCGATAAAAAAATCGCGCGGAGAATTCATAATCAGGATGGACGCCCACACCCGCTACGCCCCCGATTACATCGAAAAATCGATTGAGACTCTCGAAAAAACAGGAGCTGACAATGCCGGCGGGCCGCAGGTAGCCGAATCGTCCGGAGGGTACGTAGCCAGGGCCATAGCCGCCGCGTGCCATTCGAGCATCGCCGTTGGAGGTTCGAGCATTCACGATCCACGATACGAGGGCCCGACCGACTCGGTGATCTATGGCTGCTGGCGAAGATCGTTGTTCGCAAACGTAGGTCTCTTCGACGAGGACCTTGTCCGCAATCAGGACGGGGAACATAACAGGCGGATAACTCGCGCCGGCGGACTGATCTGGCAGACTCCCGATATCCGGTCATGGTACAGGCCAAGGGATAATATAATGGCGGTAGCGAGACAGTACGCGCAGTACGGCTACTGGAAGGCCAGGGAGATCCAGAAATCGAAAAAGGTCCCCTCGCCAAGGCAGATAGTGCCAGGCCTCTTCCTACTGAGCATTCCGGTGCTCGCGGCGACAAGTTTTTTCTCCTCGGTGACCTTGAAGATATTTTTATTGATAATATCGGCTTATATCGTCTTTCTTGCCGGCTCGGCGTTCCACCTCTGCCTCGCGTCGGGTGGATGGCGATATTTTATCCTTTTCCCTCCCGTTTTTTTCGCGATGCAGGCAGGTTATGGTTATGGATCGATAAGAGGTGTGATAGATTTCTGGATCATGGGAAGAAAAGGAAGGGAAGGCTTCGCCGGGCTGACCAGGTGA
- a CDS encoding SDR family oxidoreductase: MDDRKTAVITGASRGLGREFTRLLAEDGYDLVITARDEQALETLSDELMSSFPVRVEFVSADLSTDDGASKVSRYISGKNIGVDILINNAGFGIFGDFSKNKSEDISNMIGCNVSSLTLLTRSLLPGMIERGGGRILNVASTASFRPGPMMAVYSATRAYILSFSRALSSELQNSGITVTALCPGPIDTGFARRAGIKRSKIAEKRKAAPVGKVALYGYRAMLRGKRIAIDGAANRLFIFALRFLPSRFVDDLSGKTRRRD; encoded by the coding sequence ATGGATGATAGAAAAACAGCGGTAATAACAGGCGCATCACGCGGACTCGGCCGCGAGTTCACCCGCCTGCTGGCAGAGGATGGTTACGACCTTGTCATCACGGCAAGAGATGAGCAGGCCTTGGAAACTCTCTCCGATGAACTGATGTCGTCTTTTCCTGTCAGGGTGGAATTCGTCTCCGCCGACCTTTCGACAGACGATGGAGCGTCGAAAGTATCCCGTTATATCTCAGGAAAAAATATCGGAGTCGATATCCTGATAAACAACGCAGGGTTCGGGATATTTGGAGATTTCAGTAAAAATAAAAGCGAGGATATATCCAATATGATAGGTTGCAACGTATCATCCCTCACTCTTCTGACCAGGTCTCTTCTGCCAGGGATGATCGAAAGAGGCGGCGGCAGGATACTCAATGTCGCCTCGACCGCGTCTTTCAGGCCAGGACCGATGATGGCGGTCTATTCGGCTACCAGGGCATATATCCTGTCGTTTTCAAGAGCGCTTTCGTCGGAGCTGCAAAATTCCGGCATCACGGTAACCGCCCTTTGCCCCGGGCCTATCGATACCGGTTTCGCCAGGAGAGCAGGGATAAAAAGATCGAAGATCGCTGAAAAGAGGAAAGCCGCTCCGGTAGGAAAAGTGGCATTATACGGATACCGGGCGATGCTCCGCGGAAAACGGATCGCGATCGATGGCGCGGCGAACAGGCTTTTTATCTTCGCGTTGAGATTCCTCCCCTCCCGTTTTGTCGACGATCTTTCCGGAAAGACCAGGAGAAGAGATTGA
- a CDS encoding WecB/TagA/CpsF family glycosyltransferase encodes MKTSQKGLSGSLKEVQFLGLHLLTGWFDEVAGWMTERIFDRPPTPWIVTHININNYCRLKRSPSVAESLLEDCVMVMDGVGMKAGALLLGLGWLPDLNGTDLFPLVMDRVKERSIRIFLLGSKPGTARKAAEAISRRYPGIEISDFHHGYFEDKDESSIVSRINSSRSDLLLAGMGFPKQESFAMRNRYRLETPLVWNVGGLFDFISGEKPRAPYLLRKIRTEWLFRLALDPKTMWRRNVVEAPLFFIDILKGMAGRHPRWKIDRRADPTMKYESKSRPADQISSGKRM; translated from the coding sequence TTGAAAACGAGTCAAAAAGGATTATCCGGCTCGCTGAAAGAGGTGCAGTTTCTGGGACTTCACCTCCTTACCGGCTGGTTCGATGAAGTCGCCGGCTGGATGACAGAGAGAATATTCGATCGTCCGCCGACACCCTGGATCGTGACCCATATCAATATCAATAACTACTGCAGGCTCAAGAGGTCTCCATCTGTCGCCGAAAGCCTCCTCGAAGACTGCGTCATGGTGATGGACGGAGTCGGCATGAAAGCGGGGGCTCTGCTTCTGGGGCTTGGATGGCTTCCCGATCTTAACGGCACGGATCTCTTTCCCCTCGTCATGGACAGAGTGAAAGAGCGATCTATCCGTATCTTTCTGCTAGGTTCTAAGCCTGGAACAGCGCGTAAAGCTGCCGAAGCGATCTCGCGTAGATACCCGGGGATAGAAATATCGGACTTCCACCATGGATATTTCGAAGACAAAGATGAAAGCTCGATCGTCTCACGGATCAACAGTAGCCGAAGCGATCTGCTCCTTGCGGGAATGGGTTTTCCGAAACAGGAGTCGTTCGCGATGAGGAACCGTTACAGGCTTGAAACGCCCCTTGTCTGGAATGTCGGCGGACTTTTCGATTTCATATCAGGGGAAAAGCCGAGAGCGCCGTATCTGTTGAGAAAAATCCGTACCGAATGGCTTTTCAGGCTCGCTCTCGATCCAAAAACGATGTGGCGCCGGAACGTAGTCGAGGCCCCTCTTTTTTTCATCGATATCCTCAAAGGAATGGCCGGTCGGCATCCCCGATGGAAGATCGACAGAAGAGCCGATCCCACCATGAAATACGAAAGTAAAAGCAGGCCTGCCGATCAGATCTCCAGCGGGAAGAGAATGTGA
- a CDS encoding polysaccharide deacetylase family protein, translated as MGTKVKEKIVPLLVTVDIETAPDHDLSGQKDLLISLGSDLASLGIRATLFPTAKAAERSAEELRIMSRQGHEIGCHGFDHGPSEDYSKMPVDESTSLIGRSARIIEETVGCRPVSFRAPRMAASSALHEALEKNRFSVDFSISPRRVDFFNSRGAGARSFFAPPCPYHPCRNSPYREGERKLLVIPLSGFGIPFLSGSLFLFGLSAMKVLFRKLLSEAERKRCVIVYLFHSYEFAEYTGGVEDDAPFSDHHAVAKRKSLHRLYRKDRKKRYEDSFELFRYMTSFDTIRPLTGSEYLETVLGGRTGSR; from the coding sequence ATGGGAACAAAGGTAAAGGAGAAGATCGTACCCCTTCTTGTCACTGTCGATATTGAGACCGCTCCGGACCATGATCTCTCCGGCCAGAAAGATTTATTGATCTCGCTCGGCAGCGATCTTGCCTCTCTAGGTATCCGGGCCACTCTCTTTCCAACGGCGAAAGCCGCCGAAAGGTCAGCCGAAGAGTTGAGAATAATGTCGCGGCAGGGCCACGAGATCGGATGCCACGGCTTCGATCACGGACCGTCGGAAGATTACTCGAAGATGCCGGTGGACGAATCGACTTCGCTTATAGGCAGGTCAGCCAGGATCATCGAGGAGACGGTCGGCTGCAGGCCTGTATCTTTCCGGGCGCCACGGATGGCCGCCTCTTCAGCGCTGCACGAAGCTCTTGAGAAGAACCGGTTTTCAGTCGATTTCTCAATATCTCCAAGACGCGTAGATTTTTTCAATTCCAGGGGAGCGGGCGCCAGATCGTTTTTCGCTCCGCCCTGTCCGTACCATCCCTGCCGTAATTCTCCATACCGGGAAGGGGAAAGGAAACTTCTCGTCATTCCCCTTAGCGGCTTCGGCATCCCGTTCCTTTCAGGATCGCTTTTCCTTTTCGGGCTTTCCGCGATGAAAGTCCTCTTCAGGAAACTGCTCTCCGAAGCTGAGAGAAAACGATGTGTCATCGTTTATCTTTTTCATTCATACGAGTTCGCCGAGTACACCGGCGGTGTTGAAGATGACGCCCCATTTTCCGATCACCATGCCGTCGCGAAAAGAAAATCGCTTCACCGGTTGTACAGGAAAGACAGGAAGAAAAGGTACGAGGACTCTTTCGAGCTTTTCCGGTACATGACTTCATTCGACACGATCAGACCTCTGACCGGTTCAGAATATCTCGAAACTGTCCTGGGCGGGAGAACGGGTAGCAGATGA
- a CDS encoding radical SAM protein → MKERSLRLFSRLMKTLPYLILFVSSDCWNHCRHCWYNEKWKERHLKDAPLRFDELSKIADSIPSLRFLSLTGGEAFLRDDIVEITNLFAKKTKLHRYEIPSSGFEPERIASLTSAILDSNGQIPFRVDISIDGTEETHDIIRGRKGSHERALRTVNELLTLKKKYAWFDVGIITTLSRSNQNEIGRIGELAARINPGGEWMVNITRGEARDRDVEGVNLERYREAHLAIEESTTSGRHAGHSGHRWAKWLSAKNAVRRELILGILSGEKSVGLCAAGSLAGVIYSDGTVSPCETLTEPIGNIRDYDLDLAAAWNSPAAGRVRRSIADSRCSCTHECFLSVSLLVNPRYWPRIAWQRARLLRHRGNAR, encoded by the coding sequence ATGAAAGAGCGATCATTGAGGTTATTTTCGCGGCTGATGAAAACGCTTCCCTACCTGATCCTCTTCGTATCAAGCGATTGCTGGAATCACTGCCGCCACTGCTGGTACAACGAAAAGTGGAAGGAAAGACACCTCAAAGACGCTCCTCTACGATTCGACGAACTGTCGAAGATCGCCGACTCGATCCCGAGCCTGAGATTTCTCAGCCTGACCGGAGGTGAAGCGTTTCTAAGGGACGATATCGTCGAGATCACGAACCTGTTCGCGAAAAAAACCAAGCTCCACCGATACGAGATCCCTTCTTCCGGATTCGAGCCGGAAAGAATCGCTTCGCTTACCAGCGCGATCCTCGATTCCAACGGGCAGATACCGTTCAGGGTAGACATCTCGATAGATGGAACGGAAGAGACCCACGACATCATCAGAGGCAGAAAGGGATCGCACGAGAGAGCTCTTCGCACGGTGAACGAGCTGCTGACCCTCAAAAAAAAATACGCGTGGTTCGACGTCGGGATTATAACCACCCTTTCCCGATCGAATCAGAATGAGATCGGCAGGATCGGCGAACTTGCCGCCCGGATAAATCCAGGCGGGGAATGGATGGTCAATATCACAAGAGGCGAAGCGCGCGACCGAGATGTCGAAGGAGTCAATTTAGAACGGTATCGCGAAGCTCATCTCGCGATCGAGGAAAGTACCACCAGCGGCAGACACGCCGGGCATTCCGGTCATCGCTGGGCGAAATGGCTAAGCGCCAAAAATGCCGTCCGGCGAGAGCTGATACTCGGGATCCTTTCCGGGGAAAAAAGCGTCGGCCTCTGCGCCGCCGGCTCGCTTGCCGGAGTGATCTATAGTGACGGTACTGTTTCGCCATGCGAGACGCTGACCGAGCCTATCGGAAATATCAGGGATTACGACCTTGATCTCGCCGCTGCCTGGAACTCTCCCGCCGCCGGCAGGGTGAGACGCTCGATCGCTGATTCGAGATGCTCCTGCACCCATGAATGTTTTCTCTCAGTGAGCCTTCTCGTAAATCCACGTTACTGGCCCCGTATCGCGTGGCAGAGAGCAAGGCTGCTTCGGCATAGGGGGAATGCGAGATGA